In Onychostoma macrolepis isolate SWU-2019 chromosome 14, ASM1243209v1, whole genome shotgun sequence, a single window of DNA contains:
- the LOC131552985 gene encoding uncharacterized protein LOC131552985: MKHKTANRIIIHVGKNDIRKEQSELLNTRTATGGFCQSIRAQWHTHTPGQNMSDHGTSCQPQGHLVVDTSHKDTDNTTQTKQAFLMETIPAEPCPKSSSQTDRYVLQQLQDSAPKDNYLENSQGSQDNILQPPETPEPEPRSPDTLSLSPESPLLSFSQKMEELVYAGTKLSHSFAASPQISTKNGGPHNCQRLQAQISLPLLCELSNRCHNTRAQTLLHRL, encoded by the exons atgaagcacaagactgcaaatcgaatcatcatccatgtggggaagaatgatattcggaaagagcagtcagaactgcttaacactagaaccgccacggg TGGTTTCTGCCAATCCATTCGGgctcaatggcacacacacacacctggacagaatatgagtgaccacgggacttcatgtcagcctcagggtcatcttgtggttgacacatcccacaaggacactgataacaccacacagacaaaacaagctttcctcatggaaactatcccggctgagccctgcccaaAGAGCTCATCACAGACAGACCGTTACGTACTacaacagctccaagactcagcacctaaggacaactatctggaaaacagccagggaagccaggacaacattttacagccaccggaaacaccagagccagagccccgctcaccagacacactttccctctctccagaatctccactcctaagcttctcacagaaaatggaggaactggtgtatgctgggaccaaactctcccactcgttcgctgcaagcccccagatatcaactaaaaacggcgggccccacaacTGCCAAAGACTGCAGGCTCAGATCTCCCTCCCCCTCCTGTGCGAGCTCTCCAACCGCTGCCACAACAccagggcccaaaccctcctccatcggctgtag